The following are encoded together in the Peromyscus leucopus breed LL Stock chromosome 1, UCI_PerLeu_2.1, whole genome shotgun sequence genome:
- the Pak4 gene encoding serine/threonine-protein kinase PAK 4 codes for MFGKKKKRVEISAPSNFEHRVHTGFDQHEQKFTGLPRQWQSLIEESARRPKPLIDPACITSIQPGAPKTIVRGSKGAKDGALTLLLDDFENMSVTRSNSLRRDSPPPPARAHQENGMLEERAAPARTAPDKAGARGRATGHSEAGSGDRRRPGAEKRPKSSREGPGGPQEASRDKRPLSGPDVSTPQPASLAGGAKLAAGRPFNTYPRADTDHPPRGAQGEPHSAAPNGPSATGMAAPQSSSSSRPPTRTRGAPSPGVLGPHASEPQLAPPARALAAPAAPPAPGPPGPRSPQREPQRVSHEQFRAALQLVVDPGDPRSYLDNFIKIGEGSTGVVCIATVRSSGKLVAVKKMDLRKQQRRELLFNEVVIMRDYRHENVVEMYNSYLVGDELWVVMEFLEGGALTDIVTHTRMNEEQIAAVCLAVLQALSVLHAQGVIHRDIKSDSILLTHDGRVKLSDFGFCAQVSKEVPRRKSLVGTPYWMAPELISRLPYGPEVDIWSLGVMVIEMVDGEPPYFNEPPLKAMKMIRDNLPPRLKNLHKASPSLKGFLDRLLVRDPAQRATAAELLKHPFLTKAGPPASIVPLMRQHRTR; via the exons ATgtttggaaagaagaagaagcgGGTGGAGATCTCAGCCCCATCCAACTTTGAGCATCGCGTGCACACAGGCTTCGACCAACACGAGCAGAAGTTCACAGGGCTGCCCCGCCAGTGGCAGAGCCTGATTGAAGAGTCGGCACGCCGACCCAAGCCCCTCATCGACCCCGCCTGCATCACCTCCATCCAGCCTGGAGCCCCCAAG ACCATCGTGCGGGGCAGCAAAGGAGCCAAGGATGGGGCCCTCACACTGCTGCTCGACGACTTCGAGAACATGTCGGTGACGCGCTCCAACTCCCTGCGCAGAGACAGCCCCCCGCCGCCCGCCCGTGCCCACCAGGAGAACGGGATGCTGGAGGAGCGGGCAGCCCCGGCCAGAACGGCCCCTGACAAGGCTGGAGCCAGAGGCCGGGCCACAGGCCACAGCgaggcaggcagtggtgacagACGGCGGCCGGGGGCAGAGAAGAGGCCCAAGTCCTCGAGGGAGGGCCCAGGAGGGCCCCAGGAGGCCTCCCGAGATAAGCGCCCCCTCTCTGGGCCTGATGTTAGCACCCCCCAGCCTGCCAGTCTGGCCGGCGGGGCGAAACTAGCAGCTGGCAGGCCCTTTAACACATACCCGCGGGCTGACACGGACCACCCACCCCGGGGTGCCCAG GGGGAGCCGCACAGTGCGGCCCCTAACGGGCCATCAGCCACAGGCATGGCTGCCCCTCAGTCTTCGTCCTCCTCCCGGCCGCCCACCCGAACCCGTGGGGCCCCCAGCCCAGGAGTGCTGGGCCCCCATGCCTCTGAGCCCCAGCTGGCCCCCCCAGCACGAGCTCTTGCGGCCCCTGCTGCACCCCCTGCCCCTGGGCCCCCTGGGCCTCGCTCACCACAGCGGGAGCCCCAACGAGTGTCCCACGAGCAGTTCCGGGCTGCTCTGCAGCTGGTAGTGGACCCGGGGGACCCACGTTCCTATCTAGATAACTTCATCAAGATCGGCGAGGGCTCTACAGGTGTCGTGTGCATAGCCACCGTGCGCAGCTCAGGCAAACTGGTGGCCGTCAAGAAGATGGACCTGCGCAAGCAGCAAAGGCGTGAGCTGCTCTTTAACGAG GTGGTGATCATGAGGGACTACCGGCATGAGAACGTGGTGGAGATGTACAACAGCTACCTGGTGGGCGACGAGCTCTGGGTGGTCATGGAGTTCCTGGAGGGAGGCGCTCTCACCGATATCGTCACCCACACCAG GATGAACGAGGAACAGATTGCCGCTGTGTGCCTGGCTGTGCTGCAGGCGCTGTCTGTGCTCCACGCCCAGGGCGTCATCCACCGAGACATCAAGAGTGACTCCATCTTGCTGACCCACGATGGCAGG GTGAAGCTGTCCGACTTCGGCTTCTGCGCTCAGGTGAGCAAGGAGGTGCCGAGGAGGAAGTCACTGGTGGGCACACCCTACTGGATGGCCCCAGAGCTCATCTCCCGCCTTCCCTACGGGCCAGAG GTAGACATCTGGTCACTGGGGGTGATGGTGATCGAGATGGTGGATGGGGAACCCCCCTACTTCAACGAGCCACCCCTCAAAGCCATGAAGATGATCCGGGACAACCTGCCACCCCGACTGAAGAACCTGCACAAG GCCTCGCCATCTCTGAAAGGCTTCCTGGACCGCCTGCTGGTGCGCGACCCGGCCCAGCGGGCCACTGCTGCCGAGCTGCTGAAGCACCCGTTCCTCACCAAGGCGGGGCCACCGGCCAGCATTGTACCCCTCATGCGCCAGCACCGAACCAGATGA